From the Deinococcus radiophilus genome, one window contains:
- a CDS encoding fumarylacetoacetate hydrolase family protein, with the protein MQLVRIMADGQAHWGRLDGETVHLLAGVLGDSGFSDAGRSVPFDAAQLLPPATPSKIVCVGRNYADHIREMGHAGAGGEDLPLEPGIFLKGPNALAEPGGSVAYPEWTENFHFEGELALVIGQRCKNLGAAEALGAVLGYTCGLDLTARDKQREDLQWFRAKAADRFCPLGLWLETGLTPTDLHIQTRVNGAVKQDSRTSHMIFDPVQVLVYVSRYVTLEPGDVVLTGTPEGVGPLERGDTVEVEVEGIGVLQTRIV; encoded by the coding sequence ATGCAACTGGTCAGAATCATGGCAGACGGACAAGCCCATTGGGGCCGCCTGGACGGCGAGACGGTTCACCTCTTGGCAGGCGTACTGGGTGACAGTGGCTTCAGCGACGCGGGCCGCAGCGTGCCTTTTGACGCCGCGCAGCTGCTGCCGCCTGCGACCCCCAGCAAGATCGTCTGTGTCGGGCGCAATTACGCCGATCACATCCGCGAGATGGGCCATGCTGGGGCGGGTGGCGAGGATCTGCCGCTGGAACCGGGCATCTTCCTCAAAGGCCCCAACGCGCTGGCCGAGCCAGGTGGCAGCGTGGCCTATCCCGAGTGGACTGAGAACTTTCACTTTGAAGGCGAGCTGGCGTTGGTGATTGGTCAACGCTGCAAGAACCTGGGAGCCGCCGAAGCGCTGGGGGCCGTGCTGGGCTACACCTGCGGCCTGGACCTGACCGCCCGCGACAAGCAGCGCGAGGACCTGCAGTGGTTCCGCGCCAAGGCGGCCGACCGCTTCTGCCCGCTGGGGCTCTGGCTGGAAACCGGGCTGACCCCCACCGACCTGCACATCCAGACCCGCGTGAACGGGGCGGTCAAGCAGGACAGCCGCACCTCGCACATGATTTTCGACCCCGTGCAGGTGCTGGTGTACGTAAGCCGCTACGTGACCCTGGAGCCCGGCGACGTGGTCCTGACCGGCACGCCAGAAGGCGTCGGCCCGCTGGAACGCGGCGACACGGTCGAGGTCGAGGTCGAGGGCATAGGCGTGTTGCAGACCCGCATCGTCTGA
- the recQ gene encoding DNA helicase RecQ: MTASAPPTVSAQALSLLGEVWGYDQFRWRQGEIVSQLAAGGNALVLMPTGGGKSLCYQLPSLLRPGVGVVVSPLIALMQDQVDALRQLGVRAAFLNSSLSADGVREVEAALRSGELDLLYVAPERLLMEGTLRLLESVPLALFAIDEAHCVSQWGHDFRPEYQGLGVLAGRFAGVPRIALTATADERTRADILSVLGLQDAPQFTASFDRPNIQYRVGPKDSAKRQLLDFIRAEHSGDAGIVYCLSRRSVEDTAAFLTENGVPALPYHAGLSHPERQRAQERFLREDGLVVVATVAFGMGIDKPDVRFVAHLDLPKSMEGYYQETGRAGRDGEASTAWMVYGLGDVVNLRRMLSDSPAPEWVKRIEGAKLDALLSYCESAGCRREGILGYFGEEYQGPCGNCDNCISPPQVRELTREAQMALSAAVRTGNRYGAAHLTDVLLGKDTDKVRQAGHHTLPTFGVGAQHDERTWRGILRQMVSLGYLAAGEHYGLSATPKSRELLQGETPFLLREEVLRPTSNRRAKGKASAPADLPAAAQPAFEALRQWRGEQAREQGVPAYIILDNKTLAAIAALRPGSLATLSTVSGVGAKKLEQYGQAVLDVLGEVD; the protein is encoded by the coding sequence ATGACTGCCAGCGCACCGCCCACTGTTTCTGCCCAAGCCCTCAGCCTGCTGGGAGAGGTCTGGGGCTACGATCAGTTCCGCTGGCGGCAGGGCGAGATCGTCTCTCAGCTGGCGGCGGGCGGCAACGCCCTGGTGCTGATGCCCACCGGCGGCGGCAAAAGCCTGTGCTATCAGCTGCCCAGTCTGCTGCGCCCCGGCGTGGGCGTGGTGGTCAGCCCCCTGATCGCGCTGATGCAAGACCAAGTAGACGCGCTGCGGCAACTCGGCGTGCGGGCGGCCTTTCTCAACTCCAGTCTCAGCGCCGACGGCGTGCGCGAGGTAGAAGCGGCGCTGCGCTCCGGTGAGCTGGACCTGCTGTATGTGGCTCCCGAACGACTGCTGATGGAGGGCACCCTGCGGCTGCTGGAAAGTGTGCCGCTGGCCCTGTTTGCCATTGACGAGGCGCACTGTGTCAGCCAGTGGGGCCACGACTTCCGGCCTGAATATCAGGGTCTGGGCGTGCTGGCAGGGCGCTTCGCAGGCGTGCCGCGCATCGCCCTGACCGCCACCGCCGACGAGCGCACCCGCGCCGACATCCTCAGCGTGCTGGGCTTGCAGGATGCGCCGCAGTTCACCGCGTCGTTTGACCGCCCCAACATCCAGTACCGCGTCGGCCCCAAGGACAGCGCCAAGCGGCAACTGCTCGACTTTATCCGCGCCGAGCATTCCGGTGATGCGGGCATCGTGTACTGCCTTTCCCGCCGATCGGTGGAGGACACCGCCGCTTTTTTGACCGAGAACGGCGTCCCGGCGCTGCCCTACCACGCGGGCCTCAGCCATCCGGAGCGGCAGCGAGCGCAGGAGCGGTTCCTGCGTGAAGATGGGCTGGTGGTGGTTGCCACCGTCGCCTTCGGCATGGGGATAGACAAGCCGGATGTGCGTTTTGTGGCCCACCTGGACCTGCCCAAAAGCATGGAGGGCTACTACCAGGAAACCGGGCGGGCGGGCCGCGACGGAGAAGCCAGCACCGCCTGGATGGTCTATGGCCTGGGTGACGTGGTGAACCTGCGCCGGATGCTGAGCGATTCGCCCGCTCCTGAATGGGTCAAGCGGATTGAGGGCGCCAAGCTGGACGCGCTGCTCAGCTACTGCGAGAGTGCCGGCTGCCGCCGTGAAGGCATCCTGGGCTATTTCGGGGAGGAGTATCAGGGGCCGTGCGGCAACTGCGACAACTGCATCAGCCCGCCGCAGGTCCGCGAGCTGACCCGCGAGGCGCAGATGGCCCTGAGTGCCGCCGTGCGGACCGGCAACCGTTACGGGGCCGCTCACCTGACCGACGTGCTGCTGGGCAAGGACACCGACAAGGTGCGGCAGGCGGGGCATCATACCTTACCTACTTTCGGCGTAGGGGCGCAGCATGACGAGCGTACTTGGCGCGGCATCCTGCGGCAGATGGTCAGCCTGGGGTATCTGGCCGCCGGTGAGCACTACGGCCTGAGTGCCACCCCCAAAAGCCGCGAGCTGCTGCAAGGGGAGACGCCTTTCCTGCTGCGCGAGGAGGTGCTGCGCCCGACCAGCAACCGCCGGGCTAAGGGCAAAGCATCGGCACCAGCTGATCTACCCGCCGCTGCCCAGCCCGCCTTCGAGGCGCTGCGGCAGTGGCGCGGCGAGCAGGCCCGTGAACAGGGTGTCCCTGCCTACATCATCCTCGACAACAAGACGCTGGCGGCCATTGCCGCGCTGCGCCCCGGTAGCCTGGCGACGCTGAGTACTGTAAGCGGCGTGGGGGCCAAGAAGCTGGAGCAGTACGGTCAAGCGGTGCTGGACGTGCTGGGGGAAGTGGACTAG
- a CDS encoding MIP/aquaporin family protein, with the protein MKFTLLQECIAEFLGTMVLILFGTGVVAMVTLFADPATPGAVVNGGFSNINWAWGLGVLFGIFTAGTISGAHLNPAVSIGFAATGRFPWSKVLPYSLAQILGAFVGAAIVFGVYRGQFAVADPGLASTAGVFATFPALPGFWPGFFDQVVGTALLMGLILAVADKLNNKEGGAWGPLAIALIVVAIGMSFGALHGYAINPARDFGPRLMTLLAGFQNTGFGELRVWTVPIIGPIVGSVLGALIYDYAIGKPLQRAHLASQQAQQGMDTTPTAGPQ; encoded by the coding sequence ATGAAATTTACCCTGTTGCAGGAGTGTATCGCCGAATTTCTGGGCACCATGGTGCTGATTTTGTTCGGGACCGGCGTGGTCGCAATGGTGACTCTATTTGCTGACCCAGCCACACCTGGTGCGGTGGTCAACGGCGGATTTTCAAACATCAACTGGGCCTGGGGGCTGGGCGTGCTGTTCGGGATTTTCACAGCTGGCACCATCAGCGGAGCCCACCTCAACCCAGCGGTCAGCATTGGTTTCGCGGCCACCGGGCGTTTTCCCTGGAGCAAGGTCCTCCCCTACTCGCTGGCCCAGATTCTGGGCGCTTTCGTCGGGGCGGCCATCGTGTTCGGCGTGTACCGGGGACAGTTCGCGGTGGCCGATCCTGGTCTGGCCAGTACGGCGGGCGTGTTCGCCACCTTTCCGGCGCTGCCGGGCTTCTGGCCGGGCTTCTTTGATCAGGTCGTAGGCACGGCGCTGCTGATGGGCCTGATCCTGGCGGTGGCTGACAAACTGAACAACAAAGAGGGCGGCGCCTGGGGACCCCTGGCCATCGCCCTGATCGTGGTCGCCATCGGCATGAGCTTCGGGGCACTGCACGGCTACGCCATCAATCCAGCCCGCGACTTTGGGCCGCGCCTGATGACGCTGCTGGCCGGCTTTCAGAACACCGGCTTCGGGGAACTGCGGGTCTGGACGGTGCCGATCATCGGTCCAATCGTAGGGAGCGTACTGGGCGCTTTGATTTACGACTATGCCATCGGAAAGCCTTTGCAGCGCGCCCACCTCGCCTCGCAGCAGGCACAACAGGGCATGGACACCACCCCCACCGCCGGGCCGCAGTAA
- a CDS encoding PadR family transcriptional regulator: MFKRTRKPSPHTCAVLLALLDAYPRPTYGYDLSQTTTLKSGTLYPILQRLHERDLLSAEWQDSPHEGKPPRHIYTLSAAGLKLAREQREADAQAGAQARGKVTV; encoded by the coding sequence ATGTTCAAGCGCACCCGCAAGCCCAGCCCCCACACCTGCGCCGTCCTGCTGGCCTTGCTGGACGCCTACCCCCGGCCCACCTACGGCTATGACCTGAGCCAGACGACGACCCTCAAGTCCGGCACGCTGTACCCTATCCTGCAGCGGCTGCACGAGCGTGACCTGCTCAGTGCCGAGTGGCAAGACAGCCCGCATGAGGGCAAACCACCCCGGCACATCTACACCCTGAGCGCCGCTGGCCTGAAACTGGCCCGTGAACAGCGTGAGGCTGACGCCCAGGCTGGGGCGCAGGCCAGGGGGAAGGTGACCGTATGA
- a CDS encoding alpha/beta fold hydrolase, whose product MFEGFELSHAPLSAGTVRVRTGGSGPALLLLHGHPRTHTTWHRAAPLLAQHYTVVCPDLPGFGQSFVPADQPGHVGSSKRAKAAALTELMHQLGHSHWAVAGHDRGSYTALRMALDVPQHVTHLAVLDGVPIAEALARADARFAQEWWHWFFFAQPDKPERAILADPDAWYGHSPEKAAQMGQDNYQDYRAAIHDPAVIHGMVEDYRAGLVTDRSHDEADRAAGRQVQAPTLVLWAEQDDMGRLYGDVLAVWRLWVAGHLSGHSLPCGHHMAEEAPAELAAALHQFLETN is encoded by the coding sequence ATGTTTGAAGGGTTTGAGCTGAGCCACGCGCCGCTGAGCGCCGGAACGGTGCGCGTCCGCACAGGGGGCAGCGGCCCAGCGCTGCTGCTGCTTCACGGGCATCCACGCACGCACACGACCTGGCACCGGGCCGCGCCGCTGCTCGCCCAGCACTACACCGTGGTCTGCCCGGACCTGCCAGGCTTCGGTCAGTCATTTGTTCCTGCAGACCAGCCGGGGCACGTGGGATCATCCAAGCGGGCCAAGGCAGCCGCCTTGACCGAACTGATGCATCAACTGGGCCACTCTCACTGGGCGGTCGCCGGGCATGACCGGGGCAGCTACACAGCCCTGCGCATGGCGCTAGATGTTCCGCAGCATGTGACCCATCTGGCCGTGCTGGACGGAGTGCCGATCGCTGAAGCCCTGGCCCGCGCTGACGCCCGCTTCGCGCAGGAGTGGTGGCACTGGTTTTTCTTTGCCCAGCCGGACAAACCCGAGCGGGCTATTCTGGCCGACCCGGATGCCTGGTATGGGCACAGCCCGGAGAAAGCAGCGCAGATGGGCCAGGACAATTACCAGGATTACCGCGCCGCCATTCACGACCCGGCGGTGATTCACGGCATGGTGGAGGATTACCGCGCCGGACTGGTCACCGACCGCAGCCACGACGAGGCCGACCGCGCAGCGGGGCGACAGGTCCAGGCCCCCACCCTGGTCCTCTGGGCCGAGCAAGACGACATGGGGCGGCTGTACGGTGATGTGCTGGCGGTCTGGCGGCTCTGGGTAGCGGGCCACTTGAGTGGGCATAGCCTCCCCTGCGGACATCACATGGCCGAAGAGGCACCCGCAGAGTTGGCGGCAGCCCTGCACCAGTTTCTAGAGACGAACTAG
- a CDS encoding aspartate aminotransferase family protein, which yields MTTTTKLIPVQDVLDDRLRPQQVRDLELRHGNEELLYGLDLLGVAGPFRRLSPWELEDVGGQRMIMAASYAATPFGEMHPELTEFVTEFMAKNRAMTLPQQSLSPWRAALEANLVALLASQLPSHADSQVFFCSSGTEAVEGALKFAKAWRPNASYFISFKAAYHGKTYGSLSLTPNPEYQDIFRPLVPGALTSPYGDLEALRTLLRRVGPKNVAAIIVEPIQGEGGVILPPTGFLRGVSDLCREHGIVSIADEIQTGLGRTGHWFESAAQGMDPDIVTLAKPLGGGLTAVGATIVRHGIYKKMLGGLSSKRHSNTFGGGALSMAVALKSLEMIVEGDLPERSLKMGAEGLERLRRLQARHPGLIQDVRGQGLLLAMQFHPMVGLPLPEPAKELAYEATAILAMRELHLSGVVANLSLSSKRTVRLSPALNIPEPLFGELMDRVDDFAERNPKASSIMSNTPPDLLARLAAFAVKKPKKRTPSDG from the coding sequence ATGACGACAACCACGAAGCTGATTCCTGTCCAGGACGTTCTGGATGACCGGCTCCGCCCGCAACAAGTCCGTGACCTGGAACTGCGCCACGGCAACGAGGAATTGCTGTACGGCCTGGACTTGCTGGGGGTGGCTGGGCCTTTTCGCCGCCTGAGTCCCTGGGAGCTGGAAGATGTGGGCGGCCAGCGGATGATCATGGCAGCCAGCTACGCGGCAACACCGTTTGGCGAGATGCACCCGGAACTGACCGAATTTGTGACCGAGTTCATGGCGAAAAACCGGGCCATGACCCTGCCGCAACAAAGCCTCAGCCCTTGGCGGGCCGCGCTGGAAGCCAATCTGGTGGCTCTGCTGGCCTCGCAGCTGCCCAGTCACGCAGACAGTCAGGTGTTTTTCTGCTCATCCGGCACCGAGGCCGTAGAGGGCGCACTGAAGTTCGCCAAAGCCTGGCGGCCCAACGCCAGCTACTTCATTTCGTTCAAAGCGGCCTACCACGGCAAAACCTACGGCAGCCTCAGCCTGACGCCCAACCCGGAATATCAGGACATCTTCCGGCCGTTGGTGCCGGGCGCCCTGACCAGCCCATATGGGGATCTTGAGGCGCTGCGAACCCTGCTGCGCCGGGTCGGACCCAAGAATGTCGCGGCGATCATCGTGGAGCCGATCCAGGGCGAGGGCGGCGTGATTCTTCCCCCGACCGGCTTTCTGCGCGGCGTGTCAGACCTCTGCCGCGAGCACGGCATCGTCAGCATTGCCGACGAAATTCAGACCGGACTGGGCCGCACCGGCCACTGGTTCGAGTCAGCAGCGCAGGGCATGGACCCCGATATCGTCACCCTGGCCAAGCCGCTGGGGGGCGGCCTCACGGCAGTGGGCGCCACCATCGTCCGTCACGGCATCTACAAGAAGATGCTGGGCGGCCTGAGCTCCAAACGCCACTCCAACACTTTCGGCGGCGGAGCGCTCAGCATGGCCGTGGCCCTCAAGTCGCTGGAAATGATCGTGGAAGGCGACCTGCCGGAGCGCTCGCTGAAAATGGGGGCCGAGGGGCTGGAACGCCTGCGCCGCCTGCAGGCGCGTCATCCAGGGCTAATTCAGGACGTGCGCGGTCAGGGGTTGCTGCTGGCGATGCAGTTTCACCCGATGGTGGGCCTACCGCTGCCAGAGCCGGCCAAGGAACTGGCCTACGAGGCGACCGCCATCTTGGCGATGCGCGAACTGCACCTCAGCGGCGTCGTGGCCAACCTGAGCCTGAGCAGCAAGCGCACGGTCCGCCTCAGCCCCGCGCTGAACATCCCTGAGCCGCTGTTCGGAGAATTGATGGACCGGGTGGACGACTTCGCGGAGCGTAATCCTAAGGCCAGCAGCATCATGAGCAATACGCCGCCCGACCTGCTGGCGCGGCTGGCGGCTTTTGCGGTGAAAAAGCCCAAAAAGCGCACCCCCAGTGACGGCTGA
- a CDS encoding sugar-binding transcriptional regulator — MNSAVQTTLAVQVARLYYHQGLTTGEIAAELGLSRPKVSRLLSFARESGLVEIRIHDPAVQPQTLAGQLQDLFSGVEVQVVGVPPGSAEDEWLGRVAHAAAATLDTLLRPGMTVGLAWGNTLDAVSHALTPRRLGGLDFVQLNGSANIQELVSGFVTDTLTRFARNYGGRAHLFPVPTFFDDPHTKDMMWRERSVRQVLDLQGRADLLVYSVGSPHAGRPSHVYAAGSLDDHEKAELDQLGVVGDIATVFFRADGSWKGLPINARASGPGLDFVAGHPNTLCVVSGLGKVGVLQAALRGGLMRRLLVDEPTAAELLRRIEEA; from the coding sequence ATGAATTCTGCCGTGCAGACCACCCTGGCCGTGCAGGTGGCCCGGCTGTACTACCATCAGGGGCTGACCACCGGCGAAATTGCCGCCGAACTGGGTCTTTCACGGCCCAAAGTCAGCCGCTTGCTCTCGTTCGCCCGTGAAAGTGGCCTGGTGGAAATTCGTATCCATGATCCGGCGGTGCAGCCACAGACCCTGGCCGGGCAGTTGCAAGACCTGTTCTCAGGAGTTGAGGTGCAGGTGGTGGGAGTACCGCCCGGCAGCGCCGAGGACGAATGGCTGGGCCGCGTGGCGCACGCCGCTGCCGCCACGCTGGATACCCTGCTGCGCCCTGGCATGACCGTGGGCCTGGCCTGGGGCAATACGCTGGACGCTGTCTCGCACGCCCTGACACCGCGGCGGCTGGGCGGGCTGGACTTCGTGCAGCTCAACGGCAGCGCCAACATTCAGGAACTGGTCAGCGGCTTCGTGACCGACACGCTGACCCGCTTTGCCCGCAATTATGGGGGACGCGCCCACCTGTTTCCGGTGCCGACCTTTTTCGATGATCCGCATACCAAGGACATGATGTGGCGCGAGCGTTCGGTGCGGCAGGTACTGGACTTGCAGGGGCGGGCCGACCTGCTGGTGTATTCAGTGGGCAGTCCTCACGCCGGGAGGCCCAGTCATGTCTACGCTGCTGGTTCGCTGGACGATCATGAAAAGGCCGAGTTGGATCAACTGGGCGTTGTGGGCGATATTGCCACCGTTTTTTTTCGCGCTGACGGCTCTTGGAAAGGGCTACCGATCAATGCGCGCGCCAGTGGACCAGGGCTGGATTTCGTGGCGGGGCATCCGAACACCCTCTGCGTGGTCAGCGGTCTGGGCAAAGTCGGGGTGCTCCAGGCGGCCCTGCGCGGCGGCTTGATGCGGCGGCTGCTGGTCGACGAACCCACCGCAGCGGAGTTGCTGCGCCGGATAGAGGAAGCCTAG